The following are from one region of the Stanieria cyanosphaera PCC 7437 genome:
- a CDS encoding DUF29 family protein gives MEELAKLRQLLVAGNTREAIALVDELEEMSKKAIIRNIESYLVLLLAHLIKYQAEQRITNFWLASIVNAVVGIKKLNLRDKNSYYIKKEDDWNDYLEEAIELASLEAAKEAFGGIYSVEQLSTKFDRDRVIKMGFQLLQLTYQEETKKLPQIIQEFLSDRPT, from the coding sequence ATGGAAGAACTCGCAAAATTGAGACAGTTGCTGGTTGCTGGTAATACGAGAGAAGCGATCGCACTTGTTGATGAACTAGAAGAAATGAGCAAGAAAGCGATTATTAGAAATATTGAATCCTATTTAGTATTGTTGTTAGCTCATTTAATTAAATATCAAGCAGAACAAAGAATTACTAATTTCTGGTTGGCTTCGATTGTCAATGCAGTAGTGGGAATTAAGAAATTAAACCTCAGAGATAAAAACTCTTACTATATTAAAAAAGAAGACGACTGGAATGATTATTTAGAAGAAGCGATAGAATTAGCTAGTTTAGAAGCAGCCAAAGAAGCGTTTGGTGGAATTTATTCTGTCGAACAATTATCGACTAAATTTGACCGCGATCGCGTGATAAAAATGGGATTTCAACTATTGCAATTAACTTATCAAGAAGAAACCAAAAAATTACCACAAATAATACAAGAATTTTTAAGCGATCGGCCTACTTGA
- a CDS encoding type II toxin-antitoxin system HicB family antitoxin yields MDFYTVVLRKSSLYWVALCLENGIVGQGDTRDEAIKKLKEAIESVQDILKTDFDSQSTPISIKELHEFLTVESEQPITEAYELRAVYA; encoded by the coding sequence ATGGATTTTTACACTGTAGTTTTGCGAAAAAGTTCACTTTACTGGGTTGCTCTTTGTTTAGAAAATGGAATTGTTGGTCAAGGAGATACGCGAGATGAAGCTATTAAAAAGTTAAAAGAAGCAATCGAATCTGTGCAAGATATTCTTAAAACTGATTTTGACAGTCAATCTACTCCTATTTCCATTAAAGAATTACACGAATTTTTAACTGTAGAGTCAGAACAACCTATTACAGAAGCTTACGAACTTAGAGCTGTTTATGCCTAA
- a CDS encoding type II toxin-antitoxin system RelE family toxin has protein sequence MASYKIEWKQSAKKELKKLDKQIIFRILQAIEDLADNPYSSGSKKLIGSDSIYRIRVGDYRIIYNIKSSVLTIEIIKVGHRREIYRKQ, from the coding sequence ATGGCATCATATAAAATTGAATGGAAGCAGTCGGCTAAAAAAGAACTAAAAAAGCTGGATAAGCAAATAATTTTCAGAATTTTACAAGCTATAGAAGATTTAGCAGATAATCCTTATTCATCAGGTAGTAAAAAACTGATTGGTAGTGACTCTATCTATCGTATTCGTGTAGGAGATTATCGCATTATTTATAATATAAAATCATCTGTATTAACAATAGAAATTATCAAAGTTGGTCATCGTCGAGAAATTTATCGTAAGCAGTAA
- a CDS encoding RNA-guided endonuclease InsQ/TnpB family protein, translated as MKARYQYRFYPTIQQQVSLAQLFGCVRVVWNDALAFCKESEKLPGYNKLAARLTQTKRLETREWLREVSSVPLQQSLRQLDTAYKNFFESRNGKRKGSKVGSPKFKKKVSRQSATFANTAFKVSDGEVYLAKIGNLKPVWSRELPSHPSSVTVIKDCAGRYFLSFVVEVVPNQVEAKNQSIGIDLGIKTFAVMSNGFKATSPDYSKQNRKVRKLQKKLARQQKDSKRRNKTRLQIAKLHNRIVETRKDFLHKLSTKTVNDNQVIVLEDLNVSGMVKNRRLARAISLQGWREFRNLCEAKSEKSGRTFQTIDRWQPTSQVCCDCGFRWGKIDLSVRFVVCLSCGIEQDRDENAAKNIEMVGIGHCHDLKRTQRDCRTSSLAGLDEVSRITVASAQ; from the coding sequence ATGAAAGCTCGATATCAATACAGATTTTACCCAACCATCCAACAACAGGTGAGTTTAGCTCAACTGTTTGGCTGTGTTCGAGTTGTCTGGAATGATGCCTTAGCTTTCTGCAAGGAGTCGGAAAAGCTGCCAGGGTATAACAAGCTTGCTGCCAGGTTGACTCAAACCAAAAGACTCGAAACAAGAGAATGGTTAAGGGAGGTTTCTTCTGTCCCATTGCAGCAATCCTTAAGACAATTAGACACTGCCTACAAGAACTTTTTCGAGTCCAGAAATGGAAAGAGAAAAGGCAGCAAAGTAGGCTCACCTAAATTTAAGAAGAAAGTGAGTCGCCAGTCAGCAACCTTTGCCAATACGGCTTTTAAGGTTTCTGATGGTGAAGTCTATTTAGCTAAGATTGGTAATTTAAAGCCAGTTTGGTCTAGAGAACTTCCCTCACATCCAAGTTCTGTAACTGTGATTAAAGATTGTGCTGGACGCTATTTTCTAAGCTTTGTAGTTGAGGTTGTACCTAATCAAGTTGAGGCTAAAAATCAAAGTATTGGAATTGATTTGGGTATCAAAACGTTTGCTGTGATGAGCAATGGCTTTAAGGCAACAAGCCCCGACTACTCGAAACAGAATCGTAAAGTTCGCAAACTACAGAAGAAGTTAGCACGCCAACAAAAGGACTCTAAACGGAGAAATAAGACTCGTCTTCAAATTGCCAAACTGCATAATCGGATTGTCGAGACTCGGAAAGATTTTCTACATAAACTATCGACTAAAACAGTTAACGACAACCAAGTGATTGTTTTGGAAGATTTAAATGTGTCAGGAATGGTTAAGAATCGTCGATTAGCCAGAGCGATTAGTTTGCAAGGCTGGCGAGAGTTTAGAAATTTGTGTGAAGCTAAGTCGGAAAAGTCTGGTCGGACATTTCAAACGATTGATAGATGGCAACCGACTAGCCAAGTTTGCTGTGACTGTGGTTTCAGGTGGGGGAAGATCGATCTTTCAGTACGTTTTGTAGTCTGTTTGAGTTGCGGTATAGAGCAAGACAGAGACGAAAATGCAGCAAAAAATATAGAAATGGTCGGGATAGGGCATTGCCACGACCTTAAACGGACGCAGAGAGACTGTAGGACCAGTTCGCTGGCAGGACTCGATGAAGTGTCAAGAATCACTGTGGCTTCAGCCCAGTGA
- a CDS encoding MoaD/ThiS family protein, which translates to MRESSIQITVKLFAAYQEVYGVPELQLSFPINTSVQEVLDFMVQEKPQLEQWRTITRFGVNLQFVEENTILHNGDEVVFIPPVSGG; encoded by the coding sequence ATGAGAGAATCTTCAATTCAAATAACCGTAAAGCTATTTGCTGCTTATCAAGAAGTCTATGGAGTACCAGAACTTCAATTAAGTTTTCCAATCAATACTTCTGTGCAAGAAGTTTTAGATTTTATGGTACAGGAAAAACCTCAATTAGAACAATGGCGAACAATTACTCGCTTTGGAGTGAATCTGCAATTTGTTGAAGAAAATACTATCTTACATAATGGTGATGAAGTAGTATTTATTCCGCCTGTAAGTGGTGGGTGA
- a CDS encoding helix-turn-helix domain-containing transcriptional regulator — translation MSITRNFKETINARVQREPEFAKALLDEAASLFLNGEPETARLILRDLVNATTGFEKLASETSLPSKSLHRMLSAKGNPTMNNLTAIFTVLRKQLNVNLEVHTVSSS, via the coding sequence ATGTCTATAACTAGAAATTTTAAAGAAACAATTAATGCCAGGGTTCAAAGAGAACCTGAATTTGCTAAAGCATTGCTAGATGAAGCTGCTTCTCTTTTTCTGAACGGCGAACCAGAAACAGCCAGACTTATTTTAAGAGACTTGGTTAATGCGACTACAGGCTTTGAAAAACTAGCTAGTGAAACTTCATTACCAAGTAAAAGTTTACACAGAATGTTATCGGCAAAAGGTAATCCAACCATGAATAATTTGACTGCTATTTTCACTGTTTTACGCAAACAACTAAATGTTAATTTAGAAGTTCATACGGTTTCCTCTTCATAG
- a CDS encoding PD-(D/E)XK nuclease family protein, which produces MFIPYQPTYQTINRKKYFCIDNLIYPSVTSILSATKPQKDKQALQRWRNKIGKAQAQKITIDACNRGISLHSGIKSFLNRQEIPPEINDNPYWHSIEPVLNQIEQVHLIESFTYHSKHQYAGYFDCLGEWQGELCVFDWKTASRPKKTEWIGDYFLQVVAYLAAINNLYQVKINQGIIAVALPEEPAQIFTLNLDNLQVYWEQFLQRLALWQQLYSDKIVDN; this is translated from the coding sequence ATGTTTATTCCTTATCAACCAACTTATCAAACGATTAATCGTAAAAAATATTTTTGTATTGATAATTTGATTTATCCTTCAGTTACCAGTATTTTATCTGCTACTAAACCCCAAAAAGATAAACAAGCTTTACAGCGATGGCGTAACAAAATTGGCAAAGCACAAGCTCAAAAAATTACTATAGATGCTTGTAATCGGGGTATTTCTTTGCACTCAGGCATAAAATCTTTTCTCAATCGACAAGAAATCCCACCAGAAATTAATGATAATCCTTATTGGCATTCAATTGAGCCTGTTTTAAACCAAATAGAACAAGTTCATCTCATTGAATCTTTTACTTACCACTCTAAGCATCAATATGCAGGTTATTTTGATTGTTTAGGAGAATGGCAAGGAGAACTTTGTGTATTTGATTGGAAAACTGCGTCTCGTCCTAAAAAAACTGAATGGATTGGTGATTATTTTTTACAAGTTGTAGCTTATCTTGCTGCTATTAACAATTTATATCAGGTGAAAATTAATCAAGGAATTATTGCAGTTGCACTACCCGAAGAACCAGCCCAAATTTTTACTTTAAATCTAGATAATTTGCAAGTGTATTGGGAGCAATTTTTACAAAGATTAGCTCTTTGGCAACAACTTTACTCCGATAAAATTGTTGATAATTAA
- the era gene encoding GTPase Era, whose protein sequence is MSNELVTIPIAPEGFKSGFIGIIGRPNVGKSTLMNKLVGQKIAITSPVAQTTRNRLRGILTTSEAQIIFVDTPGIHKPHHELGKILVQNAQAAINTVDLILFVVDSSMPAGGGDKFIVQLLQNTSLPVIVGLNKIDLPTDDSQLIDDSYAKLIEATNWQTIKFSATTSQGIEQLQQLLIENLPTGPYYYPPDLVTDQPERFIMAELIREQILLLTRQEVPHSVAITIERMEETPKITKVYAAINVERDSQKGIIIGKKGSMLKEIGIQARRQIQKLIAGDVYLELFVKVEPKWRQSRFHLAEFGYRVEE, encoded by the coding sequence ATGAGCAATGAATTAGTTACTATCCCGATTGCACCAGAAGGATTTAAATCAGGATTTATCGGCATTATTGGTAGACCAAATGTAGGTAAATCAACTTTAATGAACAAATTAGTTGGACAAAAAATAGCTATTACTTCTCCTGTTGCTCAAACTACTCGTAACCGTTTGCGTGGGATTTTAACTACTTCTGAAGCACAAATTATTTTTGTTGATACTCCAGGAATTCATAAACCGCATCACGAACTTGGCAAGATTTTAGTTCAAAATGCTCAAGCAGCAATTAATACTGTTGATTTAATTTTGTTTGTAGTTGATAGTTCTATGCCAGCAGGAGGAGGAGATAAATTTATCGTTCAATTGTTACAAAATACTTCTCTTCCAGTGATTGTAGGACTAAATAAAATTGATTTGCCAACTGATGATTCTCAGTTAATTGATGATAGTTACGCCAAATTAATCGAAGCAACCAACTGGCAAACTATTAAATTTTCTGCTACTACCAGTCAAGGAATAGAACAGTTACAACAACTTCTGATTGAAAATTTACCCACAGGCCCTTATTATTATCCTCCCGATTTAGTTACCGACCAACCAGAACGTTTTATTATGGCAGAATTAATTCGAGAGCAAATTCTGTTACTCACTCGTCAAGAAGTACCTCATTCAGTTGCCATTACAATTGAACGGATGGAAGAAACTCCCAAAATAACTAAAGTTTATGCTGCTATTAATGTTGAGCGAGATTCTCAAAAAGGAATAATTATTGGCAAAAAAGGTAGTATGCTCAAAGAAATAGGTATTCAAGCTCGTCGGCAAATTCAAAAATTAATTGCTGGAGATGTTTATCTGGAATTATTTGTCAAAGTCGAACCAAAATGGCGACAATCCAGATTTCATTTGGCAGAGTTTGGTTATCGTGTAGAGGAATAA
- a CDS encoding type II toxin-antitoxin system HicB family antitoxin produces MLIKYELIIYWSESDQAFIVEVPELPGCMADGQTYLEAVTNVQIVIQEWIETAQELGRTIPTPKGRLLYA; encoded by the coding sequence ATGTTGATTAAATACGAATTAATTATTTATTGGAGTGAGTCAGACCAAGCTTTTATCGTAGAAGTTCCAGAATTACCTGGATGCATGGCAGATGGTCAAACTTATCTTGAAGCAGTAACTAATGTACAAATTGTAATCCAAGAATGGATTGAAACCGCTCAAGAATTAGGGCGTACTATTCCTACTCCCAAAGGTCGTTTACTTTATGCTTAA
- a CDS encoding DUF29 family protein, whose amino-acid sequence MEEILELKECLLNRQYERAMTIVEELELMGRQDKINNLESFLVILLIHLIKIQVEKRVTRSWRSSIVNSFREIQKRNRLGNRSHYIKPNQWNEHFKAIYADAIFKAADETFGGIEITELKSLVDFNSLQNLALELLDLIYTLDADSIINLICDRFPIGSLE is encoded by the coding sequence ATGGAAGAAATATTAGAGTTAAAAGAGTGTCTGCTAAATCGTCAATACGAACGTGCGATGACTATAGTTGAAGAACTAGAACTGATGGGCAGACAAGATAAGATTAATAATTTAGAATCTTTTTTAGTTATTTTGTTGATTCATCTTATTAAGATTCAAGTAGAAAAAAGAGTGACTCGAAGTTGGCGTAGTTCAATTGTAAATAGTTTTAGAGAAATTCAAAAACGTAACAGATTAGGTAATAGATCGCACTATATCAAACCAAATCAATGGAACGAGCATTTTAAAGCTATTTATGCAGATGCTATTTTTAAAGCTGCTGATGAAACTTTTGGAGGAATTGAAATAACAGAACTCAAGTCTTTAGTTGATTTCAATTCTTTGCAAAATCTTGCTTTAGAATTACTCGATCTTATTTATACTTTGGATGCAGATAGTATAATCAACTTAATTTGCGATCGCTTTCCCATTGGAAGTTTAGAATAG
- a CDS encoding type II toxin-antitoxin system HicA family toxin: MPKNIPSLKLKQLIKILEKGGCKFYREGKGDHCIYIRIIDDKRWIVPIDLGAREMSPAYVLRIFRQFGFTDKEIEKLLR, from the coding sequence ATGCCTAAAAATATTCCTTCTCTAAAACTGAAACAACTTATCAAAATTTTGGAGAAAGGAGGCTGTAAATTTTATCGAGAAGGAAAAGGAGACCACTGTATCTATATTCGCATTATTGATGATAAAAGATGGATTGTGCCAATCGATCTAGGAGCAAGAGAAATGTCTCCTGCTTATGTACTAAGGATTTTTAGACAGTTTGGTTTTACAGACAAGGAAATTGAAAAACTACTTAGATAA
- a CDS encoding Card1-like endonuclease domain-containing protein, which yields MALKRFELKLTEKIKQDIKTQLNYHESTQNRLHYLGNQLQNLDDILQNLQKNIPSEVITENEINSFLNLHQAEFEQKLLKINGQLKASIETLNRQNQSAQDQIKNIKQKLNTVEQSNKPQPATQECLPTNINQEEIEISKGDAVIKWLNERDIKVEKHFLTKGSAYDQAFKKLAIYLGKNYASLAQFHEKLINSINQHGNKFQLPLRNQTQNDLQIHTQFGSYLKNAGCFSTYYYDQKTKIINFAVHAREDLKRFLCGDWFELFIFDKISKFFRSRELSYESLVNAKVIFPNNDICELDLIFLVQEHLFWIECKAGKNLDNIERYLPKYSNNHQNFLQIPKPNALIVCLHLNNEKANIRTAGWKNVTVTNPELLLTSIQSVLEGTVNYEIADENNKQPITPNSEKNGDLVYLYPSTISEDKSSVQALVL from the coding sequence TTGGCTCTTAAAAGATTTGAGTTAAAACTTACAGAAAAAATAAAACAAGATATTAAAACACAACTTAATTATCATGAATCTACACAAAATCGACTCCATTATCTTGGAAATCAGTTGCAAAATCTTGATGATATCTTGCAAAATCTACAAAAAAATATCCCATCAGAAGTTATAACAGAGAATGAAATCAATAGCTTTCTTAATCTACATCAGGCGGAATTTGAGCAAAAACTACTAAAAATTAATGGACAATTAAAAGCTTCAATAGAAACATTAAATCGTCAGAATCAATCAGCACAAGATCAGATTAAAAATATCAAACAGAAGTTAAATACTGTTGAACAATCTAACAAACCACAGCCTGCTACTCAGGAATGTTTACCTACAAATATTAACCAGGAAGAAATAGAAATTTCTAAAGGTGATGCAGTTATCAAATGGCTAAACGAGCGGGATATCAAAGTTGAAAAACATTTTCTAACAAAAGGTTCGGCGTACGATCAAGCATTCAAGAAACTAGCAATCTATTTAGGGAAAAACTACGCTAGTCTTGCTCAATTTCATGAAAAACTGATAAATAGTATTAACCAACATGGTAATAAATTTCAGTTACCTCTGAGAAATCAAACTCAAAATGATCTTCAAATTCACACTCAATTTGGTTCATATTTAAAAAATGCTGGCTGTTTTTCAACTTATTATTATGATCAAAAAACTAAAATTATAAATTTTGCCGTTCATGCCAGAGAAGATTTAAAAAGGTTTTTATGTGGTGATTGGTTTGAGCTTTTTATATTTGATAAAATTTCCAAATTCTTTAGATCACGAGAATTAAGCTACGAAAGTTTAGTTAATGCCAAAGTAATTTTTCCAAATAATGACATATGTGAATTAGATTTGATTTTTCTAGTCCAAGAACATCTCTTTTGGATAGAATGCAAAGCAGGTAAGAACTTAGATAATATTGAGCGATATCTGCCTAAATACTCCAATAATCATCAAAATTTTTTACAAATTCCTAAACCAAATGCTTTGATAGTGTGTCTGCATCTTAATAACGAAAAAGCAAATATACGAACGGCTGGGTGGAAAAATGTAACAGTAACAAATCCAGAATTACTTCTAACATCAATTCAATCTGTTCTAGAAGGAACTGTTAACTATGAAATAGCAGACGAGAACAATAAACAACCAATAACACCCAATTCTGAAAAAAATGGTGATTTAGTTTATCTATATCCTTCAACTATTTCAGAAGATAAATCAAGTGTTCAAGCTTTAGTGTTGTAA
- a CDS encoding type II toxin-antitoxin system HicA family toxin has product MGKYKKLLQRILFGTSDHNIKFSELCQLLKKLRFEERIRGDHYIFTKDNVEEIINIQPTSGKAKGYQVKQIRNLIVKYGLGDSDVD; this is encoded by the coding sequence ATGGGAAAATATAAAAAATTACTGCAAAGAATACTTTTCGGTACGTCTGATCATAATATTAAATTTTCTGAGTTATGCCAGCTACTCAAGAAACTGCGGTTTGAAGAGAGAATTAGAGGCGATCATTACATTTTTACTAAAGATAATGTAGAAGAAATAATTAACATTCAACCCACAAGTGGCAAAGCTAAAGGTTATCAAGTCAAGCAAATCAGGAATCTCATCGTGAAGTATGGTTTAGGAGATAGTGATGTTGATTAA
- a CDS encoding succinylglutamate desuccinylase/aspartoacylase family protein: protein MTPIISNVELCKLASGDFVSLQVYKFIGEKRGKKVYIQANLHGSEIVGNAVIHQLIEYLSTLEPNQITGEIWLVPVCNPLGINQRHHVFSTGRFSSYDGKNWNRIFWDYEKECLDLSEFARSQLNKKPEIIRKNYLEKIYLAWQQQLEKINQPSSIPLAEQYRYRLQSLCLDADYVIDIHSSSNQGIDYLFCFQGSEESAKYFLFEYGILMTEYEGEAFDEAFLKPWLALEKELANLGKVIKFDLESWTLELGTGMQINPLSVVKGVKGIKNYLAYKNVLSAKDELQTESIKLVNKNKLISYHAPTGGMIQNRVALGTKVRTGERLYQLLSFNKHQKLPEVINVYAETDGLIFDLSTNQSVNQGEYVLDLLND, encoded by the coding sequence ATGACTCCAATTATTTCTAATGTTGAATTATGTAAACTTGCGTCTGGGGATTTTGTATCCCTTCAAGTTTATAAATTTATTGGTGAAAAACGAGGAAAAAAGGTTTATATTCAAGCTAATCTTCATGGCTCAGAAATAGTTGGTAACGCAGTAATTCACCAATTAATTGAATACTTATCAACTTTAGAACCCAATCAAATTACAGGAGAAATATGGTTAGTTCCTGTTTGTAATCCTTTGGGAATTAATCAACGCCATCATGTTTTTTCTACAGGAAGATTTAGTAGCTACGATGGCAAAAACTGGAATCGTATTTTTTGGGATTATGAAAAAGAATGTTTAGATTTGTCTGAATTTGCGCGGTCGCAATTAAATAAAAAACCAGAAATAATTAGAAAAAATTATCTTGAAAAAATCTATCTTGCTTGGCAACAACAATTAGAAAAAATTAATCAACCTAGTAGTATTCCTCTTGCTGAACAATATCGTTATCGACTTCAATCTTTGTGTTTGGATGCTGATTATGTAATTGATATTCATAGTTCTAGTAATCAAGGAATTGATTATTTATTTTGCTTTCAAGGCAGCGAAGAAAGTGCTAAATATTTTTTATTTGAATATGGAATTTTGATGACTGAATATGAGGGAGAGGCTTTTGATGAGGCATTTTTAAAACCTTGGTTGGCTTTAGAAAAAGAATTAGCTAACTTAGGAAAAGTAATTAAATTTGATTTAGAATCCTGGACTTTAGAATTAGGTACAGGAATGCAAATTAATCCCCTATCAGTAGTAAAAGGAGTTAAAGGAATTAAAAATTATTTAGCTTATAAAAATGTCTTATCAGCAAAAGACGAACTTCAAACAGAATCAATTAAACTAGTTAATAAAAATAAACTTATAAGCTACCATGCCCCTACGGGCGGTATGATTCAAAATAGAGTTGCATTGGGAACAAAAGTACGAACAGGGGAAAGACTTTATCAACTTCTTAGTTTTAATAAACATCAAAAATTACCAGAAGTAATTAATGTTTATGCAGAAACAGATGGTTTAATTTTCGATCTTTCCACTAATCAAAGTGTCAATCAAGGTGAATATGTTCTCGATCTTTTAAATGATTAA
- the tnpA gene encoding IS200/IS605 family transposase, with protein sequence MTTQLRQERHSVSDLKIHLVCVIKYRRSILTAESLSVIEKSFAEVARKMNFKILEFNGESDHIHALIEFPPKLSVSQMVNALKGVSSRRYGQAGFKKPYGKDALWSPSYFTSTVGGAPLEVLKKYIQKQEKPC encoded by the coding sequence ATGACAACTCAACTTCGCCAGGAAAGACACAGCGTATCTGACCTTAAGATTCACTTGGTCTGTGTAATTAAATACCGTAGGTCGATTCTAACGGCTGAAAGCCTGAGCGTAATTGAGAAATCTTTTGCGGAAGTTGCGCGAAAGATGAATTTCAAAATTCTGGAATTTAATGGAGAATCTGACCATATCCATGCGCTCATTGAGTTTCCTCCAAAGTTGTCTGTATCGCAGATGGTTAATGCTTTAAAAGGAGTCTCTAGTCGTCGCTATGGTCAAGCAGGGTTTAAAAAGCCTTACGGAAAGGACGCTCTGTGGAGTCCAAGCTACTTCACTTCAACCGTAGGCGGCGCACCTCTTGAAGTCTTAAAGAAATACATTCAAAAGCAAGAAAAGCCCTGCTAG
- the glcD gene encoding glycolate oxidase subunit GlcD, producing the protein MMLRNLFKPTDNKWQPIINQLEAAIGKDGVVRRKEELLTYECDGLASYRQRPALVVLPRTTEQVAAAVKICHDNDIPWVARGAGTGLSGGALPVEDCVLIVTARMKQILDIDLENHRITVQPGIINNWVTQAVSGAGFYYAPDPSSQIICSIGGNVAENSGGVHCLKYGVTTNHVIGLKLVIPDGSVIDVGGTIPEMPGYDLTGLFVGSEGTLGIATEVTLRILKTPESICVVLADFPSIEDAGAAVAGIISAGIIPAGMEIMDNLSINAVEDVVATGCYPRDAEAILLVELDGLEVEVAEGKKRIAEICRQNNSRNLTSANDAETRLKLWKGRKAAFAAAGHISVNYFVQDGVIPRTKLVSVLKEINRLSEESGYRIANVFHAGDGNLHPLILYDNSVPGEFEEVEKLGGEILKLCVEAGGSLSGEHGIGSDKNCYMPYMFNETDLETMGYVRNAFNHKGLANPGKMFPTPRTCGEVANAGMIKPIKDAELF; encoded by the coding sequence ATGATGCTTCGCAATCTCTTTAAACCGACAGATAACAAATGGCAACCGATTATTAACCAATTAGAAGCTGCGATTGGTAAAGATGGGGTTGTGCGTCGCAAAGAAGAATTACTTACCTACGAATGTGATGGGTTAGCTAGTTACCGTCAACGCCCTGCTTTAGTCGTACTACCTCGCACTACCGAACAAGTAGCAGCAGCAGTAAAAATCTGCCATGACAATGATATTCCTTGGGTGGCTAGAGGTGCAGGTACGGGTTTATCTGGTGGTGCTTTACCTGTAGAAGATTGCGTTTTAATTGTTACGGCTAGGATGAAACAAATTTTAGATATTGATCTTGAAAATCATCGTATCACCGTACAACCAGGCATTATTAATAATTGGGTAACTCAAGCTGTTAGTGGTGCAGGTTTTTATTATGCCCCCGATCCTTCTAGTCAAATTATCTGTTCGATTGGTGGGAATGTAGCGGAAAATTCTGGTGGAGTTCACTGTCTTAAATATGGTGTCACTACCAACCACGTAATCGGTTTAAAATTAGTTATTCCTGACGGTTCGGTTATTGATGTCGGTGGTACAATTCCTGAAATGCCAGGCTATGATTTAACTGGTTTATTTGTGGGTTCGGAAGGTACGCTAGGTATCGCTACAGAAGTAACACTACGTATTCTTAAAACTCCTGAATCGATTTGTGTAGTTTTAGCCGATTTTCCAAGCATTGAAGATGCTGGTGCAGCCGTGGCAGGGATTATCAGTGCAGGGATTATTCCTGCGGGCATGGAAATTATGGATAATCTTAGTATCAATGCCGTAGAAGATGTGGTGGCAACTGGATGTTATCCTCGCGATGCCGAAGCTATTTTGTTAGTAGAATTGGATGGTTTGGAAGTAGAAGTTGCAGAAGGTAAAAAACGCATAGCAGAAATTTGTCGGCAAAATAATTCTCGCAATCTTACCTCGGCTAACGATGCCGAAACCCGTTTAAAATTGTGGAAAGGCAGAAAAGCAGCCTTCGCAGCAGCAGGACATATTAGTGTTAATTACTTTGTCCAAGATGGTGTAATTCCCCGTACTAAATTAGTTTCGGTACTAAAAGAAATTAATCGTCTTAGTGAAGAATCTGGGTATCGTATTGCTAATGTTTTCCATGCAGGTGATGGTAATTTACATCCTTTAATTCTTTACGATAATTCTGTCCCAGGTGAGTTTGAAGAAGTTGAGAAATTAGGAGGAGAAATTCTTAAACTCTGTGTGGAAGCAGGAGGAAGTCTTTCCGGTGAACACGGTATTGGTTCAGATAAAAATTGTTATATGCCTTATATGTTCAATGAAACTGATTTGGAAACAATGGGATATGTACGCAATGCCTTTAATCATAAAGGTTTAGCTAATCCAGGTAAAATGTTTCCTACACCCCGTACCTGTGGCGAAGTTGCTAATGCAGGGATGATTAAACCAATTAAAGATGCAGAATTGTTTTAA